A single genomic interval of Bacillus oleivorans harbors:
- a CDS encoding ATP-binding protein, whose product MNKSGQIILVMISILFTLYQKVIYGEKFFTFDFYMFTLIAWFVGCQYDRARHFGKKARASKNSYKQLLNSLPESVIIHSNNKILYVNDATVSMVRARSKEEIIGKSIFDFSVDEYKPRIEERNKQIKKMKMPLNCTEYQLKRFDGSTFYFEVSSLYIVFGEGEAILSIGKDITERKEQIDRMIQKSEKLALLGQMAAGVAHEIRNPLTSVKGFIQLLNTNDNKREYFGIVLDELERINAIVEEFLVLAKPSTAVFVEQDIRELIKDIITLVNNQLLLNNVQIFLDFDSDLPMVSCEKNQLKQVFLNLIKNAIEAMPKGGNINIRAKEKVNGKISISIEDEGIGIPEERIPTLGEPFYTTKEKGTGLGLMTCFKIIESHKGEILVHSILDKGTTVEILLPTITQKLLKHDLFHESV is encoded by the coding sequence ATGAATAAATCAGGTCAAATTATCTTGGTTATGATATCGATTCTTTTTACCCTGTACCAGAAAGTCATATACGGTGAAAAATTCTTTACATTTGACTTTTATATGTTCACTCTTATTGCATGGTTTGTAGGATGTCAATATGATAGAGCACGACACTTTGGGAAAAAAGCTCGTGCTAGTAAAAATAGCTATAAACAATTACTCAATTCATTGCCTGAATCGGTTATTATTCACAGTAATAACAAAATTCTATATGTAAATGATGCTACTGTTTCCATGGTTAGAGCCCGCAGTAAGGAAGAAATAATCGGTAAGTCTATTTTTGATTTTAGTGTTGATGAGTATAAACCCCGGATCGAGGAAAGAAATAAGCAGATAAAGAAAATGAAAATGCCTTTAAATTGCACTGAATATCAATTAAAGCGTTTTGACGGATCTACATTCTACTTTGAAGTATCTTCCCTTTATATTGTATTTGGTGAAGGAGAAGCGATACTTTCCATCGGCAAGGATATTACTGAAAGGAAGGAACAAATCGATCGCATGATCCAAAAGTCTGAGAAACTTGCATTGTTAGGGCAAATGGCTGCTGGGGTTGCTCATGAAATACGGAACCCGTTAACTTCTGTAAAAGGTTTTATCCAATTATTAAATACCAATGATAATAAAAGAGAATACTTTGGTATTGTTTTAGATGAGTTGGAAAGGATTAATGCAATCGTTGAAGAGTTTCTAGTTCTTGCCAAACCCTCAACTGCTGTTTTTGTGGAACAGGATATCAGGGAATTGATTAAAGATATTATAACTCTCGTTAATAACCAGTTACTGCTGAACAATGTGCAAATTTTTTTGGATTTTGATAGTGATCTGCCTATGGTCAGCTGTGAAAAAAATCAACTAAAACAAGTTTTCCTTAATCTTATAAAAAATGCGATTGAGGCTATGCCAAAGGGTGGAAATATTAATATAAGAGCAAAGGAAAAAGTGAACGGGAAAATTTCTATTAGTATTGAAGATGAAGGAATTGGTATTCCTGAAGAGCGCATACCCACACTTGGAGAACCGTTCTATACAACGAAGGAAAAAGGTACAGGTTTGGGACTAATGACTTGCTTCAAAATTATTGAAAGTCACAAAGGGGAAATACTCGTTCATAGTATTTTAGATAAGGGAACTACTGTAGAGATCCTTTTACCAACTATTACTCAAAAGTTATTAAAGCATGATTTATTCCATGAATCGGTATAG
- a CDS encoding vWA domain-containing protein, with amino-acid sequence MNNRLTEIIFLLDRSGSMSGLESDTIGGYNSFIKRQCELEGETILTTVLFDDQYEVLWDGIDASKAVLTEKEYFTRGSTALLDAVGKTIINVGHRLSQTKEEQRPGKVIFVITTDGYENASREFTYKKVNELIRHQQEKYSWEFIFMAANMDAGKEAGRFGISPEDAFHFEASNEGVGCMYGVVCEAVTKRRNKLS; translated from the coding sequence ATGAATAACAGGCTAACTGAGATTATTTTTTTGCTCGATCGAAGCGGGTCGATGTCGGGACTGGAAAGTGATACAATCGGCGGGTATAATTCCTTTATTAAAAGGCAGTGCGAATTAGAAGGCGAAACCATTCTTACAACTGTTCTGTTTGATGACCAATATGAGGTGTTATGGGATGGAATCGATGCAAGCAAAGCGGTACTAACAGAGAAGGAATATTTCACGAGAGGGTCGACCGCCCTGTTGGATGCAGTCGGAAAAACCATTATCAATGTGGGGCACAGGCTGTCACAGACGAAAGAAGAACAAAGACCGGGGAAAGTGATATTCGTTATTACAACGGATGGATATGAAAATGCAAGCCGTGAATTCACATATAAAAAAGTCAACGAACTGATCCGGCACCAGCAGGAAAAATACAGTTGGGAATTTATTTTCATGGCAGCCAACATGGATGCGGGCAAAGAAGCGGGCCGATTTGGCATTTCACCTGAAGATGCCTTTCACTTTGAGGCTTCGAATGAAGGTGTGGGGTGTATGTATGGTGTAGTTTGTGAGGCTGTGACGAAAAGAAGAAATAAATTGAGCTAG
- a CDS encoding MFS transporter, giving the protein MNYRNKTVVASVAGLTLEGMDIMFISFAMSMIVAHFNIDLATGGLISSITNIGMLLGGIVFGILADKFGRVRIFTYTIILFAVGTALTGFATSIEQVYASRFIAGLGAGGEYGIGMALVAEAWPKHKQGRASSYVSIGAQFGVILAALLSAILLPTLGWRALFFVGILPVIFAYIVRKNLDESPEWLASRKEKKDADKQEKGKLLQLFDTPRRAFTTIALAVMATVQIAGYNGLMIWLPSMLQQSQGLSVSSSAIWTISTAVGMIIGMLTFGQFMDRFGAKRSYGIFLLASASAVFLYSYAEGSAGVLIGGAIVGFFSNGMFAGYGALISSYYPVQIRSTATNTIFNFGRALGGLSPILVGYLLQNYDMTMAMTYLAVLYCVSFIFMLSLKKRPSNASVIQLQA; this is encoded by the coding sequence ATGAATTATCGTAATAAAACAGTTGTCGCATCAGTCGCAGGCTTAACTTTAGAAGGCATGGACATTATGTTTATTTCCTTTGCCATGTCGATGATTGTTGCCCATTTTAACATTGATTTGGCAACGGGCGGTCTGATTTCTTCTATTACTAATATCGGAATGCTTCTGGGCGGAATCGTCTTTGGGATTTTAGCAGATAAGTTCGGTCGCGTACGGATTTTTACTTATACCATTATATTATTTGCAGTAGGTACTGCTTTAACGGGATTTGCTACTAGTATTGAGCAGGTGTATGCATCCAGATTTATTGCAGGTCTTGGAGCCGGAGGAGAGTATGGAATTGGAATGGCTCTCGTAGCAGAGGCGTGGCCAAAGCATAAACAAGGAAGAGCGTCTTCGTATGTAAGTATTGGTGCTCAATTCGGTGTCATTCTTGCAGCCCTGCTTAGCGCTATTCTTCTGCCAACTTTAGGATGGAGAGCCTTGTTTTTTGTTGGAATCCTTCCCGTTATTTTTGCTTATATTGTCCGGAAAAACTTGGATGAATCTCCAGAATGGCTGGCAAGCCGGAAGGAGAAAAAGGATGCAGACAAACAGGAGAAAGGAAAACTGCTTCAATTGTTTGATACACCTAGAAGAGCATTTACTACAATTGCTTTAGCTGTAATGGCAACTGTTCAAATAGCTGGATATAACGGCTTGATGATTTGGCTCCCGTCTATGCTGCAGCAATCACAAGGATTATCAGTTTCAAGTTCAGCGATTTGGACAATTAGTACAGCGGTTGGAATGATTATAGGAATGCTGACTTTTGGACAATTTATGGATCGTTTTGGGGCAAAACGTTCTTACGGGATTTTCCTTCTGGCCTCAGCATCAGCGGTATTTCTGTATTCCTATGCAGAAGGCAGTGCAGGTGTATTAATTGGCGGTGCCATTGTAGGTTTCTTTTCAAATGGAATGTTTGCAGGCTACGGGGCATTAATCAGCAGTTATTATCCTGTGCAAATTAGAAGCACGGCCACGAACACGATTTTTAATTTCGGACGAGCATTAGGAGGATTATCACCTATTCTCGTAGGCTATCTACTGCAAAACTATGATATGACCATGGCTATGACCTACCTGGCTGTCCTATATTGTGTATCCTTTATCTTTATGCTGAGCCTAAAGAAAAGGCCATCTAATGCATCTGTAATCCAACTTCAGGCGTAG